Below is a genomic region from Cotesia glomerata isolate CgM1 linkage group LG5, MPM_Cglom_v2.3, whole genome shotgun sequence.
GTGCACCGTCTTCCATGGTAGTTAGTCGACGATTACTTTTCAGGATTAACGTCTCAAGATTACCATTATCGGCAAACGCACCACGCTCCACTGTCGTCAGTAATTTAGCTCCAGATATATCCAGCTTCTTCAGATTCGACAAACTTGTAAATGCACCAGAGCGAAGCATCGTAAACGAATTTTGCCCGAGAATTAGTTCCTCCAGCCGGCTTAATAACGATAGCTGCTTTGTCGGGACTTCACGTAACTTGTTGCCCCCGAGTTTTAGGGATCTTAATGAATCCAGACCCCGAAAAGCCCCCTCGCTTATGTTGTCCAGCCCGGCATCCATTAAATCTAACACCGCGAGCCGTTCCAGGCCTTTAAAAGCTTCATCCGGAAGCGCTGAGAATCCATTCAACCCGATGTGTAGCTCAGCAAGAGCATTTAGGGGCGCCAATGCCGGCGAGGGAATTGACTTTAACTGATTGTCGTCTAAATACAAGACACGTAGGGCGCCTAACTTTTGAAATGCGCCTGGCTCGACTTTTGAAATCCTATTCTGTCCCAGATCAAGCTCTTCTAGCTTCGTTAGTGAAGTAAACAATCCGTTGGTCAACGTTTCTAAATAATTGTCGCGTAAATTAAGTACTGTAAGAGAGACCAAACCCTGGAAGGTTTTTTCGGTCAGGGCGGATATTTTGTTGTGTTTAAGATGAAGCTCTACGAGATTCTTTTGGGCGGCAAAACTTCCATTTGGAATGGTAAACAAATGATTGCTCGAGAGGTCGACATTTTTCAGGTCCCCATAGAATTGGAAGGCTGCTGCGTCTACCATCCGTATGCGACTCTCCTTGAGGACTATCCTCTGCGTCGAGGGATTAAGCGCGATTGGAATAACATCGAGATTAACGCCTACACAAGAGACAACGAGGGCTTCGTCATCACAGGTACATCCGCTCGGGCAAAATGCTGAGTTTGCTGTTGCGAAAAGACTCACGTTTATCAACAGTATCAGCTTCCAACTACTACTCCAACTACTCGAGCTCCACCCACCAGGGGTCTTTGACGTCTgtaacaaaaaacaataatcCATTAGCTAGACGTTAAATGTCAccatgataaaataaaataaaaagaaaaaatatatataccaATGTGTTGTTGTaggtaatttaattatgaaatgtTGATATTTAAGTGATAAGTCTCGTGGGTTATTAAATGTTGGATCATTAGTGTCAGGTATAAAACGTGACAGAAGGATGgaaagaatgaaaaaaaaaaaaaaaacaataacgttttaaaaaacattaggTTATTAAGAAAAGATAACGCGCGGGTGTGGCGCATACACACCATCATCCAGAGTCTAGGTGGTAATATTGCACTTGCGCGTGGGGAAATCTCCGTTCTCGGtctacatgtatatatatatataactctCTTGTTCGGATATTCTCTTAGTACTGGTTGGTGGTTCTTACTCTCTTCACTTTTCCATACATCCAACACACACAGAGAAAGACATGCACACCAGCCAACCAACCAACCagtagtaaaattttcttctctcTTTCTCATTTCTCTTTATCCCCAGTGTCTCTTGGAAAGTCTAGCCCCATTACTCATTTCACATTACAGCTGCATTACGTGGAGTTACGGAGGTTCGTCCTGATTCAGCGACGATTTAATGAATCCCGGTCGTGGCACACCGCgacattatttattgaaaattcaagTACCGAGTCTGTTGGGAAAAAGAGTCTctgaatataatatatacttaaaaattccACCTGCATCAATTCGCTTGAGACTTGACaagactttaattttattggtattattatcatcgtcatcatcatcaacaaCAATACAAGAGATACTTGGATTGATATATCATGGATGTGAGTAGCAGCACTAGCAAGTGTTATCTTTGGTTAAGAGTATGCAGTGCCGCAGTCAGCAGACAGATACGTCTGTCAAGTGTTGAGAATAACGTCTAGAGTGCACTGACCGTGACAAAGACCTTTTGTCTGGTGACGAGAGAACGCGGGTAGCACGTGCTCATCTTGCTTACTCTCAGCGAACTCAGTCATCTCACTCATCCAGTCACAGCCCCTAATATAACTCACCCTCACCCTCACCCTCTTGATATTTCAACCCAGCTCAGCTCTGCTAGCTAGCTAGGTATATTGCTTACAACTCGGAGCAACCAGAGAGAGCTAACTCCCTTGTAATGGGGTAAGGGTGTTACGCTGCTACACAGGGATGTAAGTGGCATTATACGTGTGGTGCATCCAACAGATAACGGGAAAGTGAAGTATACACACAGCTAACCCGCCAACCAGCTCTGATCCAGatgatattgataatgatgatgatgatgatgatgatgttgACGACGAGGTTTCTCGTAGCATCGCGAAGCTACTAATCATGCCTTAGAGGATAATGTCAAGTATATACGTGACGGATTGTCATCATGGATGTTGTCTGTCTATCTACTGCTGCttctgctgctgctgctgctgctagTGATGTATAATGTACTCTTTACATACCAGGGCTAATTATCAATCTGTTTTAATCCAAGTGACGTTTATAAAACACTAACAAGGGATTTCATTCTGTATTGGATCGATATTGGATTGCCTTAGTGAGGATAATTGAAGCGATTGTCCCTCTTGATCACTTTGATGGGCAGCGCCAACTGATGAAAAGTCCGTTTGTTGAGGATATACGAGGATATACGAGTATACAAGTGGGAATGCCATCAGGATATAGAATAGAGTGGGTGAAAATTCGATAAATCCTCTGTTGTAGGATTGTAGGGTTGTTTTCTATTTCTGTTTCTGTTTCTGAAGAATAGAGGCTTCTTGAGCACTGAAGTCGTTGCTGTTTTTTATgagaaaaagatattttttgtagCCCGAAACTCTTGGatctttttgtttttacgTTTTTGTCGTTTTTGTCTGGTGGGTTAAACGTAGATACAACCTCCGGTGTCCCGGGAGCAAAGAAGTTAACCAAAGGAGGAAGATTACTAGCGAGGGAGTGTCGAGGGGATTGGGAAATCGGATTACCGATGGTGAGGCTGCAAACCGAGCTCTTTGCCATAGTAGTAAAGAAAATGGGTTCGTTGGTTGGTTGGCTGCTCTAGGACCAAGAACAGTCTTAGGTGATGAAGCGATTAAGGAAAACTCTAATTGTaagtaacttttatttttatttttgttttagttGTTTTTGTTAGGGCGTGAGTTTGCCAGGCGGTCGTTCAGTTTATTCAAGTTAACTTCTTCAATTCGGTTCATTAAAATGACCTAAAAcatttggtctataaaatcgATAAATCATTACAATCGAATGAGCATTAATTTCCTCACCGTTTAAACTTTAATGCCTGAATAAGTAGAGCTCGAGGAAAatgaacaaataaataaatgaagaaatgaaaattattattattatcattatataaaAGAGTTTATTGGTCGCGGTTATAATTGCCGGTCGTGACGTTATTATCGGTCTGCCTAATCGTCCATAATTATCGCGCAATTTTACGGTAATCGCGTGACGGTGAAGGAGGTAAAGGAGGTAAAAGAGGTAAAGGGTAGCAAAGCCTCGCCTACGGAATGAGGATACCAAAGACAAAGAGagaaaatagtaataatgtgGTTGCTGCTGGTCGTTGTGTCGGTATGCCAGAAAGAGTCTGCCCGCGAAATTATGGATCCGGAGGAAGTGCTGAGGGAGATTgcattgtcttttttttttttcattattttttttttttttctaaggtaataaattacatttttctgACCGCAGATTCACTCGTTTGTTAAAGTCTGCTCAGACTCTGAAAcggtatttaatatttaccgagaaataaagtttttttttttttttttgttttctttcaGGCATAATCCAGATGAATGGTGAATAGTTAATGATTTTTGAGGACAGTGTAGATCGTAAAACTTTTTCAGCATTCTCCGGTGGTGTACTTGCTGCTACCAGGTATGGAATATTattctattatattatattatgttgTTATATATCTTGGTCCTCATCGTCGTAGTCGTAGTAGTCGGTTGGGTGAGAACTTAGTGAGCAGTTTCTCTGGAGCTCTCAACGTTTACGTTATTACGGCACACCCGCGTACGACGTAAATCCGTCGGGAAATTCGCTTTAATTTATGCAAGCCGTAGAATGTTTTATGCGCCGGCACGTACTGCCTCAGTCGACGTAATCACTAGGTCTATACCGGTGAATGATGCCTGTGAATGTCGGCCAAGTGTATACACaacccccccccccccatccttttatttttttttttttttaatttcatttcttttttaaacaGAACAAATAATATGACTGTACAATTGAGATGTAAAAAACATTATGTCAATCTCTATTCATCGtcattttaactattttaataagctcatttttataattaataattcttctTCAACTACGAGTTACGAGCCGAGAAATAAATAGACAGACGAGCCATCTCGAAAACTAGAAAAGTTCTTTTAATATGCAATCGAggttatatttttaaccagacatacatacacacacacacacacactgtgttgatgttaaatattactttgttttttttttttttacctcgTTCAGTAACTCTGTCAAGCATATTGAAGTGAAAGACAAGGAAGGATGACATAAGCGGGCAATTTATTGGGCTATTTTCTTATATGTCGCTCGTAATACCAAAATCACAGACAATATATGGCAATATCTGAAGAATATATGTAGAGTATAGGGTAGGAGTCGGCAAAACATATTGAGAGACCTCTTTTATGAGCCAGATTCATCGAACGTTTAGTATctggtacgttttttttttttcataaataacgataaaaataaaacaataaaaaaaaatatgcctCGATATTTCCAATAATCACAGTATAAACTATAAAGTATAAACATTTGAAATATTGCAACAGgaacaaaataacaaaatagcttctcataaatttaaaacaaagtaAATCCGAATCAATTTTGTTCCTTCTTCCATAAAAGTGATGAATTCGTTGGCTAGCAAGCCTGGCAACTTTCTCGTTAAATAAcaaacttattaattttatttttcttcagcCGTTTGTTTTTGTACTTTAGCGATCACTTATTGCGAGCTTTCAGAGTCGGGGGAACTGGGGGAGAGTTGAAATACGAGGAGGACTATCGATCTCGGCGAAATTCCGAGTCCAGGGGAGTGTTGGGTTTCCCAAAGACCACTCGAGCGTAacagtttgaaattttttcgctTAAACCATGACACGCgcattgtttaatttataaatttattttaggaaATAGTTTTCTTTATGGCTGCAGGCTCCAAGATTATAAATCCCGGAGTAGCATACCATCTACCAGACGAGCATAAAATTAGCGATGCCTAAAATCATCCTCTATTGTAAAATAGGATGCATCTATGTGTGCAAATCTTGTTCTTGAAggagaaatagaaaaataagaaaaataagaaaaagtaGTTTGAGGGCTGAAGCCAAAGCATCTTGGAATATAAAGAGAAGAAGAATATAGTAGAGAGAGTATGAACCTGTGTCGGTGGTTTTCCTGAAAGATATACATCCTCCTCGGTGGCCGTTTTCCAGCATCTAAACCTAAATTCAGGGTTTATTTTGGTGCTCAATGCTCCTGCTGGTCTATCGAAAATTTAGCTCTCGACATAAAATTCAATGGAATGCACACGCGTACGTTTTAGAGGTTCAATATACGAGGGGGAGGATCCGAATTCATCCCAACAAGAGGaaaagaaagaagaagagaCATTGTTAGATAGGATACCAGAGTAAGTAAGCGATAggattttaagattttaagattttaagattttaagaGAGAGATTTAAGCTCACTAGCGCAGTGTATAGTGCCGAGAATTCGTTGAGAGCATAAGAAACGGTGATGGCATCCCCAAAGTCCTTGACTTCACGAGTCGTGATTCTCCGTtaccctttcccctatccccTATTATCCCCTATCCCCTTTTCTAGCGACAATAAAAAAGATTGGGATCGATTTAAGATTCCAATTTCCGGGAGAACGCTCAAAAAGAACCACTTGGGGGTCACAAGTTCCGTTGGAGCTTGAGGATACGCTCAGAATAACCAACGGGAGAGTTACCAGACACCCTCCAAATTGCTATCAACTCCttcttagattttttttattttttcctcatCAGATTTCATTCCAAGCGTTTAACGCTTCTAAAGCTTCCGCctgatttttcatataatatatgtaatatatgtaCTCGAGGTATTACGGGGACTctatgataatattttataagggaattaaatattcatttgagCTCGACCTTATGCTGCCATCAAACTTGTACCTCTTTCTCTTGTTggtttttatcatttatctcTTGCTCTGTCTTTCTATCCAAAAGTTTCTCAGCTCTGCTCTGTCGTTGGTTCTTGTTGAAAGTAATGCGCTTTGGCGTACGGCCAGTTTCTTATGCCAAGCTCAAgctccttcttctccttcttctccttcatcttttttttttattcttcctttttttaaagcaaaaaaaagaattgttGGTTGTTTTGTTCTTTTCGAAAAGTATTATTACACCTACGGTGTGCGGATAGAGAAGGAAAACCTATCCTTCGTCGTCCCTCGTCCCTCTAATGTCAggaaaatttgactttttagTTGTTTGTAATTGACTAAAAAGTTTTCACCAGCAGTCGGCAGGCTTAGTAGACTCTTgggtgaaattaaatttaacatttatacTTTAAGAGCAGCCAACTTATACCATTAAATAATTCACAACTCTTTTTACCTGTTGAACTTCCcggtaaataattatgttattaattatttagatgtaatttaatatttgaattgcagaataaagtttaaatttatttatcttttttttttcttcgtctTGTTCTTGTTATTTCTATGGTTTGTCTGTTAATATTGAGCCCCTACTTGAACTTGAGTTTGCTATTTTccttgggaatttttttttttatatttttttgtccgtcTTATTTTAGTTCCTCATTTCTCGGAGAATTTCTCTACAAAGCCAATGCGGGTACGGCTCGTTGGGGCTCCAATTTATTCGTGTGTTTGACTTTCCAAGTTGGTGGAACGTCGCTTTTACGATACACGATAATCCACAGACCCTATATTTACCCTTATTCCAAGAACGACGAGAACGACGAGAACGACTTGAACGACGTGTAGAGAGTTCAACAGAAGAGGGTTCAAAAGAGactaagaagaagaagaagaagaagaagaagaagaagaagaaaaaggatAAGAGTTGATACACACCCTCTGGCGTATCACCAATCACAAATTTTATAGAGaaactattttaaaatctCACGTAGATCAGAagctttaaattataaaattaaacgatTGAGATAATATCGGTGGTTAAAAATAAGTCTGAGGAAAGAGATTGAGAATGTAGTCCGTGGAGAAAATCTCGTTAAGGTGTTAGAGTCTTCTGGGGTCTGGGATCTGGGGTTGGTTAATTCTAAAGCATAAAGAGAAAGATACCGGGATAACGTTATATACAGACAACTCTGACTGTTGTATCAGCGAATCTCCAGGTATAATGCCCAGTCGCGTTTGAAAATTCTCTCTTGCACACACTAGCAGTCACCCGTTGATATGAACCTGCCCGGTGGAGGGGTACAGGAGTGGAATGAGAGAATGTATAACACGTTATGCGCGaacaagatataaggtaaaaCTAAAGcaaaagagaaagagaaataAGATGATAAAGTGAGACGTTGGATAGATAAAAGTGCAAGTttgagagagagagagagagagagagatataTGTTATGAGACGGAGAATCCACCGTGCATGGAAGCATAATGGGCGTATAGTGGTTGGCTGACTGGTGCATTATTAAGTAGTTGAGTGCACGTTAGTCCCGCCAAGTGCTGTCGGCTTCTATCAGTACGCCAAGATAAGTAAGAGGGAGAAGGAACAAGAACAGGAGGAGAGAActagtatatgtatatacatctAGGAAATGGAGATTGGGTTGTAATCCAAGGGTGAGCCTCCCGgcaacaatgaaaatttccaagGCAGCGGTAGATAATTACGCCTGGTAATTGATCGCGCATGCGGGGAACCAGGATGAGTACCTACTACGACTATGAGTTATCCCCTCGTCCTCATTTGGGCTCCTTGAAATATCCTTAGCTGCTCCTACTCGACTGCCCTTAATCTCGGCCTCACCCTCGCTgttactactactactactactactactagtATGCTATCCTCAAGAAGATGGAAGATTCTGTCTTACACAGATTACACAGACGAAACCAAATGTATTAAGGTGACATGAGCGGTACACCCCTGGCAATCCTGTCGCTTTCCATCGCTCCTCCTGTCACCAACTGCTCTACTCTCTAGAAAGGTGGAAGGTAGTGAAGGTAGGCGTTGTTAGTGTCGCCTGAAAATTAACACGTCGTGGTAACGCGGTACTACTATAAACGTTCCGGATGCAGAACCGCAACCACCTCAAGATATTTTGGATAGACTACTGTTTAGGATACTCCTCAACATCCAACACATTCTAAATCCGGTACTTTGTCACTCAGGAAATTGTTTTCTAACGCTATTACAAACTGTTTGATCAGTTCATTCAGTTCAACTAtactgtttattttatatatcaatattaatttatttgttaataaattttaatattttttcttcacacagtttgattttatttttcagagttaATTGGATTTCCCTTTATAACAAatacttttcatttttttttcttttaataaactCTACTCTCGAGTTGTAATAAAACTCTAGTGTGAATTTGAATTTAACCTGGGGCGTTTGAAAGTTAAGCAACTTTTACAAAAGGATGTTTTTTGtgacaataaataaatgaaaaaatgattaataataataatcaacttTAATAAAGTTTTCTCAGTTGTACGGttcattgaattttataaaaataaacccTCAAAGTTGGTCACATTTGATTAAAGATGAGCATTATATGATATACGATATTAAAAATGAGTTTTAacgatgataataataataataataataatataagaaaataaataatggagcTTTGGATAAAGCCGAGTTGTTTATTATATTCGTTGACAAAATGAAACACACCGTAAAACTTTTAACTTTTACGcgattataaacttttttaatgacTGAAATTGTGTGTCTAAAGTGTGTAGAAAAAGAGATGAGCAAAAGAGGATAGATGAGCAGGAGAGTGTTAGTTAATGTTAGAAGCGAGCTCAACTCGGGGACTCAATTCAATTTCCCAATTAATTCTCGAATGCATTTGCTGAATCCCTCGTTAGCCTCAATTTTACTCCTCGAGATATTCTCTAATATAATATTCGATGTACACACAACACCCGCACCAAGTTATACACACAAGAGAGTACAACAAAATATCCCTCCTCCTCTTTCTTATTCATTACtgttatcatcatcatcatcaacatAATCATAAACTTTTTCATCTCTCTGTACTCTGTATAAATTTGATGACCTGACCTGATCCTTCTTTTGCacaattttatacattttattattattttctcatGACACAAACAGAGACAAACTGTTGGAAAGGTTGCCGGCTCTTCAGTAAACGAGACCGTCTCAGTAGTCTTTTAATTATCTTCCTACTTGACTCTCAAGTCAATTGCTAAttcctttttattttcttcttttatatttttttcatagattAAATTACACTTTCTGTTACtttcatttattcaattagTTACTTTACTTATTTAGCCATGAGGTGGTGcgttatagaaaattttctcgctGGAGAGAAGCTGTCACTGGtgtgattaataaaatttcaataatacacCGAGCATTAAGCCAGATAAAATCCAGTGAATTTCATAAAGTCAAGTAATATTTATCTCTTACGATCACATATAAGCTCAGATCCAGTGCAgtataatatcataataataataataataataataataatagaagcGGCGAGAGGAGTAATCCACCTCGTATAATTTCCCACAAGGCCATCATCGGACACCTCTAAACATTTTTCTTGAGAGATGAAAAaaccatttatttttatttctttatttcaataataatttatctttttttctttctgaCCTAAAATGTCTGgagactttttttaataatttaatataaaaaatccaacaattattaaaataattacatatttCTTGTATATCCGCTTAAACGCTTAAACGCTTAAACGCAATTCT
It encodes:
- the LOC123266383 gene encoding insulin-like growth factor-binding protein complex acid labile subunit isoform X3, translating into MRNKTRSSSNACRNTPQRTSKTPGGWSSSSWSSSWKLILLINVSLFATANSAFCPSGCTCDDEALVVSCVGVNLDVIPIALNPSTQRIVLKESRIRMVDAAAFQFYGDLKNVDLSSNHLFTIPNGSFAAQKNLVELHLKHNKISALTEKTFQGLVSLTVLNLRDNYLETLTNGLFTSLTKLEELDLGQNRISKVEPGAFQKLGALRVLYLDDNQLKSIPSPALAPLNALAELHIGLNGFSALPDEAFKGLERLAVLDLMDAGLDNISEGAFRGLDSLRSLKLGGNKLREVPTKQLSLLSRLEELILGQNSFTMLRSGAFTSLSNLKKLDISGAKLLTTVERGAFADNGNLETLILKSNRRLTTMEDGALAGLPNLRHLMLRDNAFTSFPESLVAWGELRRLDLSENPVVCDCNLLWLAEVLVARNSSPVICAEPNESRGKPLKGMEPDELGCAFSDPRKQALIATVCAAGLALFAGMAFFLYYRCRKRVRDALKDYKWKNRAISRKEHEYQKTFSDEEYIVRTHGAHHHRQHPAHSLQQQQQHQQQHHQLHQQQHQFQHQQFQHVQHPHQITPGIKPIPVTEL
- the LOC123266383 gene encoding insulin-like growth factor-binding protein complex acid labile subunit isoform X1, which gives rise to MEEIRLTMDTSYHIHGVCHTEDDSETMRNKTRSSSNACRNTPQRTSKTPGGWSSSSWSSSWKLILLINVSLFATANSAFCPSGCTCDDEALVVSCVGVNLDVIPIALNPSTQRIVLKESRIRMVDAAAFQFYGDLKNVDLSSNHLFTIPNGSFAAQKNLVELHLKHNKISALTEKTFQGLVSLTVLNLRDNYLETLTNGLFTSLTKLEELDLGQNRISKVEPGAFQKLGALRVLYLDDNQLKSIPSPALAPLNALAELHIGLNGFSALPDEAFKGLERLAVLDLMDAGLDNISEGAFRGLDSLRSLKLGGNKLREVPTKQLSLLSRLEELILGQNSFTMLRSGAFTSLSNLKKLDISGAKLLTTVERGAFADNGNLETLILKSNRRLTTMEDGALAGLPNLRHLMLRDNAFTSFPESLVAWGELRRLDLSENPVVCDCNLLWLAEVLVARNSSPVICAEPNESRGKPLKGMEPDELGCAFSDPRKQALIATVCAAGLALFAGMAFFLYYRCRKRVRDALKDYKWKNRAISRKEHEYQKTFSDEEYIVRTHGAHHHRQHPAHSLQQQQQHQQQHHQLHQQQHQFQHQQFQHVQHPHQITPGIKPIPVTEL
- the LOC123266383 gene encoding insulin-like growth factor-binding protein complex acid labile subunit isoform X2, giving the protein MRLQNKTRSSSNACRNTPQRTSKTPGGWSSSSWSSSWKLILLINVSLFATANSAFCPSGCTCDDEALVVSCVGVNLDVIPIALNPSTQRIVLKESRIRMVDAAAFQFYGDLKNVDLSSNHLFTIPNGSFAAQKNLVELHLKHNKISALTEKTFQGLVSLTVLNLRDNYLETLTNGLFTSLTKLEELDLGQNRISKVEPGAFQKLGALRVLYLDDNQLKSIPSPALAPLNALAELHIGLNGFSALPDEAFKGLERLAVLDLMDAGLDNISEGAFRGLDSLRSLKLGGNKLREVPTKQLSLLSRLEELILGQNSFTMLRSGAFTSLSNLKKLDISGAKLLTTVERGAFADNGNLETLILKSNRRLTTMEDGALAGLPNLRHLMLRDNAFTSFPESLVAWGELRRLDLSENPVVCDCNLLWLAEVLVARNSSPVICAEPNESRGKPLKGMEPDELGCAFSDPRKQALIATVCAAGLALFAGMAFFLYYRCRKRVRDALKDYKWKNRAISRKEHEYQKTFSDEEYIVRTHGAHHHRQHPAHSLQQQQQHQQQHHQLHQQQHQFQHQQFQHVQHPHQITPGIKPIPVTEL